In Geobacter anodireducens, a genomic segment contains:
- a CDS encoding quinol oxidase: MKRLLPVVMVFCMGVVPALGNGAGETVEFRATIGDDGVQRVRIVGGEYYYRPNHIIVKVNVPVEITAVNDSRFVPHDLIVKAPEAGMDFRIDLKKEAQMVRFTPTKVGVYPMYCDKKLLFFASHREKGMEGVIEVVE, encoded by the coding sequence ATGAAGCGACTGCTCCCGGTTGTCATGGTCTTTTGCATGGGCGTGGTGCCGGCCCTGGGTAACGGTGCGGGTGAAACGGTGGAATTCCGCGCAACCATCGGAGACGATGGCGTGCAGCGGGTGCGGATAGTCGGGGGCGAGTACTACTACCGGCCCAACCATATCATCGTCAAGGTGAATGTGCCGGTGGAGATCACGGCGGTCAACGACTCCCGCTTCGTTCCCCACGACCTGATCGTAAAGGCCCCGGAAGCGGGTATGGATTTTCGCATCGACCTGAAAAAGGAGGCGCAGATGGTCCGCTTCACGCCCACCAAGGTCGGGGTCTATCCCATGTACTGCGATAAGAAGCTTCTCTTCTTCGCCAGCCATCGTGAAAAGGGAATGGAAGGAGTGATCGAGGTGGTTGAGTAG
- a CDS encoding asparagine--tRNA ligase, protein MNERIRIREILAGAPAGREVTVKGWVRTSRVGKGVAFLAVNDGSCLASLQVVAEPGLANYDEVRAIGTGAAVAVRGLVAESPAAGQAVELHAAEVTVIGSADEQYPLQKKRHTFEYLRTIAHLRPRSNTFGAVFRIRSSLAQAVHRFFAERGFLYVHTPIITTSDCEGAGELFRVTTLDPSAPPMADGAVDFSQDFFAAQAGLTVSGQLEGELFAQAFSDIYTFGPTFRAENSNTPRHAAEFWMIEPEMAFADLRDDAALAEDFFRYLCRHVLANCAEDMAFFNEHVDRGLLARVRQVAGSSFAMMEYDEAIEHLKRAAVPFEYPVEWGLDLQTEHERYLTEQVVGGPVFVVNYPREIKAFYMRLNDDGRTVAAMDLLVPKVGEIIGGSQREERCDLLEIRMRESGIAPESLWWYLDSRRWGSTPHAGFGLGFERLIMYLTGMENIRDVIPFPRTPRHAEF, encoded by the coding sequence TTGAACGAGCGGATACGGATACGGGAGATACTGGCCGGAGCCCCGGCCGGCAGGGAAGTGACTGTCAAGGGGTGGGTCAGGACGAGCCGCGTTGGCAAGGGGGTCGCCTTTCTGGCGGTGAATGACGGATCGTGCTTGGCGAGCCTCCAGGTGGTGGCCGAACCGGGACTCGCCAACTACGACGAGGTGCGAGCCATCGGCACCGGCGCCGCCGTGGCGGTCCGGGGGCTCGTTGCCGAGTCGCCGGCCGCGGGGCAGGCCGTGGAGCTCCACGCGGCGGAGGTGACCGTGATCGGCAGCGCCGACGAACAATATCCCCTGCAGAAAAAGCGCCACACCTTCGAGTACCTGCGGACCATTGCCCACCTGCGTCCCCGCTCCAACACCTTTGGCGCGGTGTTCCGCATCCGCTCGTCGCTGGCCCAGGCGGTCCACCGCTTCTTTGCCGAGCGGGGCTTTCTCTACGTCCATACCCCCATCATCACCACCAGTGACTGCGAAGGGGCGGGCGAACTGTTCCGGGTCACCACGCTCGATCCGTCGGCCCCACCCATGGCAGACGGCGCGGTCGATTTCAGCCAGGATTTCTTCGCGGCCCAGGCGGGCCTCACCGTCAGCGGTCAGCTTGAGGGCGAGCTCTTTGCCCAGGCTTTTTCCGACATCTACACCTTCGGACCTACCTTCAGGGCTGAAAATTCCAACACTCCCCGCCATGCCGCCGAATTCTGGATGATCGAGCCTGAAATGGCCTTTGCCGACCTGAGGGACGATGCCGCGCTGGCCGAGGATTTCTTCCGGTACCTGTGTCGCCACGTACTGGCCAACTGCGCCGAGGACATGGCCTTTTTCAACGAGCACGTGGACCGGGGGCTGCTCGCCCGGGTAAGGCAGGTTGCCGGTTCGTCCTTTGCCATGATGGAGTACGACGAGGCCATCGAGCACCTGAAGCGGGCAGCAGTCCCCTTCGAGTACCCGGTCGAGTGGGGGCTCGACCTCCAGACCGAGCATGAGCGTTACCTGACTGAGCAGGTGGTGGGCGGGCCGGTCTTCGTGGTCAACTATCCCCGGGAGATCAAGGCATTCTACATGCGCCTGAATGACGACGGCAGAACCGTGGCAGCCATGGATCTGCTGGTGCCCAAGGTGGGCGAAATCATCGGCGGCAGCCAGCGTGAGGAGCGGTGCGATCTTCTGGAAATCCGCATGCGCGAGAGCGGCATCGCTCCCGAGAGCCTCTGGTGGTACCTGGACTCCCGCCGCTGGGGCTCCACCCCCCATGCCGGCTTCGGCCTCGGTTTCGAGCGGCTCATCATGTACCTGACCGGAATGGAGAATATCCGCGACGTGATCCCGTTCCCCCGTACCCCTCGTCACGCGGAGTTTTAA
- a CDS encoding efflux transporter periplasmic adaptor subunit produces MGHEDLQKLKIDKGAAFRPAARRRPLYWIAAAVALALLLVLFATGVLTPAVTVETGTVTQVYPSQTFTLLNASGYVVAQRKAAVAAKLTGRLVWLGVEEGSRVRKGDVLARLESDDAAAGRDQAAANLGTARASLDQARAELTDASQAYERQKQLVCEGIVAKADFDAAEARFLRARAAVTAAESSIRAASAALRGAEVNLEYSLIRAPFDAVVLTKNADVGDIVTPIGAAADAKAAVVSIADLASLQVEADVSESNLAKVKEGQPCEIQLDSLPDERFRGFVHMIVPTADRSKATVLVKVRFEKLDPRILPEMSAKVAFLERPVAAGEEKPKTAVNPAAVADRDGRTVLFVLKGGRVTAVPVTLGARQGDMVEVVSGAKAGDRIVVKPLDKLKDGARVKTAEK; encoded by the coding sequence ATGGGTCATGAGGATCTGCAGAAACTGAAAATCGACAAGGGAGCGGCATTCCGGCCCGCGGCCCGGCGCAGGCCCCTCTACTGGATCGCGGCGGCCGTTGCCCTTGCGCTGCTGCTGGTCCTGTTCGCCACCGGCGTTCTCACGCCGGCCGTGACCGTTGAAACCGGCACCGTGACCCAGGTTTACCCGTCCCAGACCTTTACCCTGCTTAACGCCAGCGGATACGTAGTGGCCCAGCGCAAGGCGGCCGTGGCTGCGAAGCTCACTGGCCGGCTGGTCTGGCTCGGCGTGGAGGAGGGGAGCAGGGTCCGCAAAGGAGATGTGCTGGCCCGGCTGGAGAGCGACGATGCCGCTGCCGGCCGGGACCAGGCGGCCGCCAACCTGGGCACGGCCCGGGCGAGCCTGGATCAGGCCCGGGCCGAGCTGACCGATGCCAGCCAGGCATACGAGCGGCAGAAGCAGCTCGTGTGCGAGGGAATCGTGGCAAAGGCCGACTTTGACGCGGCAGAGGCCCGCTTCCTCCGGGCCCGGGCCGCGGTGACCGCCGCCGAATCGTCCATCCGGGCCGCCTCGGCTGCCCTGCGGGGGGCGGAGGTGAACCTGGAATATTCCCTCATCCGCGCTCCCTTCGATGCCGTGGTTCTGACCAAGAATGCGGATGTGGGCGACATCGTCACCCCCATCGGGGCCGCGGCCGACGCCAAGGCCGCCGTGGTCAGCATCGCCGACCTGGCATCGCTCCAGGTGGAGGCGGACGTCTCGGAATCCAACCTGGCCAAGGTCAAGGAGGGACAGCCGTGCGAGATCCAGCTCGACTCCCTGCCGGATGAGCGCTTCCGGGGCTTCGTCCACATGATCGTCCCCACGGCTGATCGCTCCAAAGCGACAGTCCTGGTGAAGGTCCGCTTTGAGAAACTTGATCCCCGTATCCTCCCCGAGATGAGCGCCAAAGTGGCATTTCTGGAGCGGCCCGTGGCCGCGGGGGAAGAGAAGCCGAAGACCGCCGTGAATCCCGCCGCTGTGGCCGATCGGGACGGCCGCACGGTCCTCTTCGTCCTGAAGGGGGGCCGGGTGACCGCCGTGCCCGTGACCCTCGGCGCCCGCCAGGGAGACATGGTGGAGGTTGTCTCCGGCGCCAAGGCCGGGGACAGGATTGTTGTCAAGCCCCTGGACAAGCTCAAGGACGGCGCCCGCGTCAAAACGGCGGAAAAGTAG
- a CDS encoding NrdH-redoxin, translated as MRKIFAAACVLAIAALAVPALAADVSPTQSKIDASVKKQTYPKVVLYSVAWCPHCKEAKEYFTAKNIPFINKDVELDATAMEELTKKYKSQGVPVIIIGNDKVLKGFSPDAFEKAVKEVQSKK; from the coding sequence ATGCGTAAAATATTCGCTGCGGCATGCGTTCTGGCGATTGCGGCTCTGGCCGTGCCGGCTCTGGCAGCCGACGTATCCCCCACCCAGAGCAAGATCGACGCGTCCGTCAAGAAGCAGACCTACCCCAAGGTGGTCCTCTATTCGGTGGCCTGGTGCCCCCACTGCAAGGAGGCCAAGGAGTACTTCACGGCCAAGAACATTCCGTTCATAAACAAGGACGTGGAACTGGATGCCACGGCCATGGAAGAGCTGACCAAGAAATACAAGAGCCAGGGCGTGCCGGTGATCATCATCGGCAATGACAAGGTGCTCAAGGGGTTCAGCCCCGACGCGTTCGAAAAGGCGGTAAAAGAAGTCCAGTCCAAGAAATAG
- a CDS encoding protease — MKGLIISADQFEDSELLVPYYRLLEEGIAARIAAPVRGTITGKHGYGVTADLALAEVAADDYTILILPGGKAPAAVRREPAALEICRSFFAHAKPVAAICHGPQTLVSAGLLSGRRATCYQSVADELRSAGALYEDSEVVVDGNLITSREPADLPAFMREIMKKLKG; from the coding sequence ATGAAAGGACTCATCATCAGTGCCGACCAGTTCGAGGATTCGGAACTTCTCGTCCCCTACTACCGGCTTCTGGAAGAGGGGATTGCGGCCCGGATCGCGGCCCCGGTCCGGGGGACCATCACGGGCAAGCACGGCTATGGGGTGACGGCTGACCTGGCGCTTGCCGAGGTTGCTGCCGACGACTACACCATCCTCATCCTGCCGGGGGGAAAGGCTCCCGCTGCCGTGAGGCGGGAGCCGGCGGCCCTGGAGATCTGCCGGAGTTTCTTTGCCCATGCCAAGCCGGTGGCCGCCATCTGTCACGGTCCCCAGACGCTGGTCAGTGCCGGGCTCCTGTCGGGCAGGCGCGCCACCTGCTACCAGTCGGTGGCCGATGAGCTGCGCAGCGCGGGCGCCCTCTACGAGGACAGTGAAGTGGTGGTGGACGGCAATCTGATCACCTCCCGTGAGCCGGCGGATCTCCCGGCGTTCATGCGGGAGATCATGAAAAAGCTGAAGGGATAG
- a CDS encoding diguanylate phosphodiesterase, whose product MADERLEATGLRILEDISALILHSHDLQETLDNIVQMVAKRIGTDVCSIYLLEQDGETLRLAATRGLSKSSVGRITMKISEGLSGLVVQQEGIVATDNAPLHPRYKYFPETKEERFNSFLGMPLLHRGTPIGVIVIQTREQRTFHQEEVSTLSTIAYQITSIVINAKLLDSIRRNEEERDRLERELEKLKSIGAPTGKTRKARGRERRSLHLMGTPVSSGFSVGKVAVIDHSVADGMEVATVRPTSEERRRFLMALEKARIETIYMEKRVAETLSKEDAAIFHTHLMILEDRGFIARVMDFIEQDYGAVRSVNEAVAHYVNAFSQMEDPYLRERSADMEDIRRRIISCLDGSCKPVPKLRERRIIVAREILPSDMATLDHDKILGIVTERGDVNSHAAIMAKSLGIPAVVGVGGALQNLGLKDEVIVDGSSGHVYINPSAKVKEEYARLEADFSVRLRELEELRDVPAVTLDGEQVWLRANIGLLSDIRIAQANGAEGVGLYRTEFPYMTRSAFPSRDALFSLYRRVLEGFSPNPVTIRTLDIGGDKTLPYFPMPKEDNPFMGWRSIRVSLEREDIFRVQLAGILLASAHGKIKLMFPMVSSIGEIWQIKKIMNEVRSELSREGVPFDQNLELGIMVELPAAVQTAHILIREVDFFSIGTNDLIQYTMAADRNNPKVSRYYDPYQPAVLHSIKRVVDTATAAGKPVSICGEMAADPINAVLLFGMGIREFSLSAPSIPVVKQTIRALSSTMAEEVAREVLALESSGAVRAYLLDARTRLGL is encoded by the coding sequence ATGGCCGACGAACGACTCGAAGCGACCGGACTGCGCATTCTGGAGGACATAAGCGCCCTCATCCTCCATTCCCACGATCTCCAGGAAACCCTGGACAACATCGTGCAGATGGTTGCCAAGCGGATCGGCACCGACGTCTGCTCCATCTACCTGCTGGAGCAGGACGGCGAAACCCTGCGCCTGGCCGCGACCCGCGGACTCTCCAAGAGCTCCGTGGGACGGATCACCATGAAGATCTCCGAGGGGCTCTCGGGGCTCGTGGTGCAGCAAGAGGGGATCGTCGCCACCGACAATGCCCCCCTTCACCCCCGCTACAAGTATTTTCCCGAGACCAAGGAGGAGCGCTTCAACTCATTCCTCGGCATGCCCTTGCTCCATCGGGGGACCCCCATCGGCGTAATCGTCATCCAGACCAGGGAGCAGCGGACCTTCCACCAGGAAGAGGTCAGCACACTCTCCACCATTGCCTACCAGATCACGAGCATCGTCATCAACGCCAAGCTCCTGGACTCCATCCGCCGCAATGAGGAAGAGCGGGACCGACTGGAGCGGGAGCTGGAAAAACTCAAATCCATCGGCGCGCCAACGGGAAAGACACGCAAGGCCCGCGGCAGGGAGCGCCGCTCGCTGCACCTGATGGGGACTCCCGTTTCCTCGGGTTTCTCCGTGGGCAAGGTGGCGGTCATCGATCATTCGGTGGCCGACGGCATGGAAGTGGCCACGGTGCGTCCCACCAGCGAGGAACGCCGCCGCTTTCTCATGGCCCTGGAAAAGGCCCGGATCGAAACGATCTATATGGAGAAGCGGGTGGCCGAGACCCTCTCCAAAGAGGATGCCGCCATCTTCCACACCCACCTGATGATCCTGGAGGATCGGGGTTTCATCGCCCGGGTCATGGATTTTATCGAGCAGGATTACGGCGCGGTGCGGTCGGTGAACGAGGCGGTTGCCCACTACGTGAACGCCTTTTCCCAGATGGAAGACCCCTACCTCCGGGAACGCTCCGCCGACATGGAAGACATCCGCCGCAGGATCATCTCGTGCCTGGACGGCTCGTGCAAGCCCGTTCCCAAGCTCCGGGAACGGCGCATCATCGTGGCCCGCGAAATACTCCCCTCCGACATGGCCACCCTTGACCACGACAAGATTCTCGGCATTGTGACCGAAAGAGGGGACGTGAACTCCCATGCGGCGATCATGGCCAAGTCCCTCGGCATCCCGGCGGTGGTGGGGGTGGGCGGAGCGTTGCAGAACCTCGGGCTCAAGGATGAGGTGATCGTGGACGGCAGCTCGGGGCATGTCTACATCAACCCCAGCGCCAAGGTCAAAGAGGAGTATGCACGGCTGGAGGCCGACTTCAGCGTCAGACTGCGCGAGCTGGAAGAACTGCGGGACGTGCCCGCAGTGACCCTGGACGGCGAACAGGTCTGGCTGCGGGCCAACATCGGCCTGCTGAGCGACATCAGGATCGCCCAGGCCAACGGCGCCGAAGGGGTCGGACTCTACCGGACCGAGTTCCCCTACATGACCCGTTCGGCCTTTCCCTCCCGGGACGCCCTGTTCAGCCTCTACCGACGCGTCCTGGAGGGGTTCTCGCCCAATCCGGTCACCATCCGGACCCTGGACATCGGCGGCGACAAGACCCTCCCCTATTTCCCCATGCCCAAGGAAGACAATCCGTTCATGGGATGGCGCTCCATCCGCGTATCCCTGGAGCGGGAGGATATCTTCCGGGTCCAGTTGGCAGGGATCCTGCTGGCATCGGCCCACGGGAAAATCAAGCTCATGTTCCCCATGGTGTCGAGCATCGGCGAGATCTGGCAGATCAAAAAGATCATGAACGAGGTGCGTAGCGAGCTTAGCCGCGAGGGGGTGCCCTTCGACCAGAACCTCGAGCTGGGCATCATGGTGGAACTGCCGGCCGCGGTGCAGACGGCCCACATCCTGATCCGGGAGGTGGATTTCTTCAGCATCGGCACTAACGACCTGATCCAGTACACCATGGCGGCCGACCGGAATAATCCCAAGGTGAGCCGCTACTACGATCCCTACCAGCCGGCGGTGCTCCACTCCATCAAGCGCGTGGTCGACACGGCAACGGCTGCGGGCAAGCCGGTTTCCATCTGCGGCGAGATGGCGGCCGACCCCATCAATGCAGTGCTCCTGTTCGGCATGGGCATCAGGGAATTCAGCCTCTCGGCCCCCTCCATCCCGGTGGTGAAACAGACCATCCGCGCCCTTTCCAGCACCATGGCCGAAGAAGTGGCGCGGGAAGTCCTGGCCCTGGAGAGCTCCGGCGCGGTCAGGGCCTATCTGCTCGACGCGCGGACGCGGCTCGGCCTCTGA
- a CDS encoding ABC transporter ATP-binding protein — protein MSEAREPIVAIRNLSKSYRRGAQLIPVLQDITLDIAAGEFLALMGPSGSGKSTLLNLVAGIDKADAGTITIGGVEITTLSEAALASWRAAHVGFIFQFYNLIPVLTAFENVELPLLLTGLSRRQRREHVATVLSLVGLADRMDHYPSQLSGGQQQRVAIARAMVTDPDILVADEPTGDLDRVSAGEVLTLMERLVSGFGKTIIMVTHDPRAAEQAHRLLHLEKGELTDGAG, from the coding sequence ATGAGCGAAGCGCGGGAACCCATCGTCGCCATCCGCAATCTTTCCAAGTCCTACCGCCGGGGGGCGCAACTGATCCCGGTACTCCAGGACATTACCCTGGACATCGCGGCCGGGGAGTTCCTGGCGCTCATGGGACCGTCCGGTTCGGGGAAGAGCACGCTCCTGAACCTGGTTGCGGGGATCGACAAGGCCGACGCGGGGACCATCACCATCGGCGGCGTGGAGATCACGACCCTCTCCGAGGCCGCACTGGCCTCCTGGCGGGCCGCGCACGTGGGGTTCATCTTCCAGTTCTACAACCTGATTCCGGTGCTGACGGCCTTCGAGAACGTGGAGTTGCCGCTGCTTCTCACGGGGCTTTCCCGACGGCAGCGGCGCGAGCACGTGGCAACCGTCCTCTCGCTGGTGGGGCTCGCCGACCGGATGGATCACTATCCCTCCCAGCTCTCGGGGGGGCAGCAGCAGCGGGTGGCCATCGCCCGGGCCATGGTGACCGATCCGGACATCCTCGTGGCCGACGAGCCCACCGGCGACCTGGACCGGGTTTCGGCGGGAGAGGTGCTGACCCTCATGGAACGCCTGGTGTCAGGGTTCGGCAAGACCATCATCATGGTTACCCACGATCCCCGGGCCGCAGAGCAGGCCCACCGGCTCCTCCACCTGGAGAAGGGTGAACTGACCGACGGGGCCGGCTAG
- a CDS encoding ABC transporter ATP-binding protein, which produces MFIIKLLIRNAFRHKLRTGLTIVGVAIAIVAFGLLRTLVDLWYAGVEASSASRLITRNSISLVFPLPISYKDRIRQVPGVRDVSWGNWFGGIYKEEKNFFPSFAVEPRSFLAMYPEYRVDPVEMKSFLLDRKGAMVGAKTAERFGWKVGDQVTLRGTIFPGQWEFVVRGIYHGAAKSTDETQFFFHWDYLNEVIRRTVPRRADQAGYYIIELKKPDQAAEVSLAVDATFRNSLAETLTETERAFQMSFVSMTEAIVIAIQIVSYVVIVIIMVVAANTMAMTARERIPEYATLKTLGFGGFHIAGVIFGESLVIAMAGGVTGVILTFPAARWIETELSQFFPVFTVAPSTICMDLAAAFIVGAVAGIFPTWRGVTIRIAEGLRRIG; this is translated from the coding sequence ATGTTCATCATCAAGCTCCTCATCCGCAACGCCTTTCGCCACAAGCTCCGGACCGGGCTTACCATCGTGGGGGTTGCCATCGCCATTGTGGCCTTCGGCCTGTTGCGGACCCTGGTGGACCTCTGGTACGCGGGGGTTGAGGCGTCCTCTGCCTCCCGTCTCATTACGCGCAACTCCATCTCTCTCGTTTTCCCCCTCCCCATTTCCTACAAGGACCGGATCCGCCAGGTGCCGGGGGTTCGCGACGTGTCCTGGGGCAACTGGTTCGGCGGCATCTACAAGGAAGAGAAGAATTTTTTCCCCAGTTTTGCCGTGGAGCCACGCAGTTTCCTGGCCATGTACCCGGAGTACCGGGTCGACCCCGTGGAGATGAAGTCCTTCCTCCTGGACCGGAAGGGAGCCATGGTGGGAGCCAAGACCGCCGAGCGTTTCGGCTGGAAGGTGGGGGATCAGGTGACGCTCCGGGGGACCATCTTCCCCGGACAGTGGGAATTCGTTGTCCGGGGCATCTACCATGGGGCAGCCAAGAGCACCGATGAGACCCAGTTCTTCTTCCACTGGGACTACCTGAACGAGGTCATACGGCGGACGGTACCCCGGCGGGCCGATCAGGCGGGGTATTACATCATCGAGCTGAAAAAGCCTGATCAGGCGGCGGAGGTCTCCCTGGCCGTGGATGCCACCTTCAGGAATTCCCTGGCCGAGACCCTGACCGAGACGGAACGGGCATTCCAGATGAGCTTCGTGTCCATGACCGAGGCCATCGTCATCGCCATTCAGATCGTTTCCTACGTGGTAATCGTCATCATCATGGTCGTGGCGGCAAACACCATGGCCATGACGGCCCGGGAGCGGATTCCCGAGTACGCCACCCTCAAGACCCTCGGCTTCGGCGGATTCCACATCGCGGGAGTGATCTTCGGCGAATCGCTCGTCATCGCCATGGCGGGCGGAGTGACCGGGGTGATTCTCACCTTTCCCGCGGCCCGCTGGATCGAAACCGAGCTGTCCCAGTTTTTTCCCGTGTTCACGGTGGCGCCGTCCACCATCTGCATGGACCTGGCGGCAGCCTTCATCGTGGGGGCGGTGGCCGGCATCTTCCCCACCTGGCGCGGGGTGACCATCCGTATCGCCGAGGGTCTCAGGAGAATCGGATAG
- a CDS encoding superoxide dismutase codes for MAYEAKDYSKLIGMAGFSEALLKNHFTLYQGYVTNTNKVLDILAKMLADGATATPEYAELKRRLGWEFNGMRLHEIYFENLGGNGSIDQAGKLAAKIAADFGSYEAWEKDFRATGAMRGIGWAVLYQDSATGKLINFWVNEHDVAHPAGCTPILIMDVFEHAFMLDYGLKRPDYIEAFFKNIDWKAAEARLK; via the coding sequence ATGGCCTATGAAGCAAAAGACTATTCGAAACTGATCGGGATGGCGGGATTCAGCGAGGCTCTCCTGAAGAACCATTTCACCCTCTACCAGGGGTATGTGACCAATACGAACAAGGTTCTCGACATCCTCGCCAAGATGCTCGCCGACGGTGCCACTGCCACTCCCGAGTATGCAGAGCTGAAGCGGCGCTTGGGATGGGAGTTCAACGGCATGCGGCTCCACGAGATCTATTTCGAGAACCTCGGGGGCAATGGCTCCATCGACCAAGCCGGCAAACTGGCCGCGAAGATCGCCGCCGACTTCGGCAGCTATGAGGCGTGGGAGAAGGATTTCCGGGCCACCGGCGCCATGAGGGGCATCGGCTGGGCGGTGCTCTACCAGGATTCGGCCACCGGCAAGCTCATCAACTTCTGGGTCAATGAGCACGACGTTGCCCATCCCGCCGGCTGTACCCCCATCCTGATCATGGATGTCTTCGAGCATGCGTTCATGCTCGACTACGGTCTCAAGCGTCCCGACTACATCGAGGCATTCTTCAAGAACATCGACTGGAAGGCTGCCGAGGCCCGGTTGAAGTAA